One Primulina huaijiensis isolate GDHJ02 chromosome 5, ASM1229523v2, whole genome shotgun sequence DNA segment encodes these proteins:
- the LOC140976231 gene encoding BTB/POZ and TAZ domain-containing protein 4-like gives MGPGNDESPSNLEKMMLPVPPPLPVNLSSRFYQRGFSTSGSNNRGHCCSSHSINDSMDRLFDEAYRADVSILTDDGGVIYAHASILGNASPVFRSMLKQQKGRTRGKRLLSISIRGVRPEAARIFIRFLYSSCYEEEEMKEFAMPLLVLSHAYVVPQFKQVCESWLEQRLLSIENAMDIFQLSLLCDAPRLILICHRFVLNNFKSVSATEGWNAMKESHPVLEKEILNSVIDEDSRQKEWARKANDRKIYEQLYDAMEALVHICRDGCRTIGPFNKNLRDDCEPCKYMACKGLESLVRHFAGCKMRGPGGCVHCKRMWQILELHSRLCADSDACGVPLCRNFRQRRRKQNKKEDMRWRILVKKIVRSKSISGAPFFVLEST, from the exons ATGGGACCTGGAAATGATGAATCTCCGTCCAATTTGGAGAAAATGATGTTGCCTGTTCCGCCTCCTTTGCCTGTTAATTTGAGTTCGAGGTTTTATCAGAGAGGCTTCTCCACATCAGGATCAAATAATAGAGGCCATTGTTGTTCATCTCATTCGATCAACGATTCAATGGATCGTCTCTTTGACGAAGCTTACCGAGCAGATGTTTCGATTTTAACAGATGATGGTGGCGTCATCTATGCACACGCGAGTATTCTT GGTAATGCTTCTCCGGTCTTCAGAAGCATGTTAAAGCAACAGAAAGGCCGAACAAGAGGCAAACGCCTACTATCAATATCGATCCGAGGAGTTCGACCCGAGGCAGCTCGAATTTTCATTCGATTCCTATATTCTTCCTG CTACgaagaagaagaaatgaagGAATTCGCAATGCCATTGCTGGTTTTATCCCACGCATACGTGGTTCCTCAGTTTAAGCAAGTGTGCGAATCTTGGCTAGAGCAAAGATTATTATCCATCGAAAATGCAATGGATATCTTCCAGCTTTCGTTACTTTGCGACGCCCCTCGCCTCATCTTAATCTGCCATCGTTtcgttttgaacaatttcaaatcCGTTTCGGCTACCGAAGGGTGGAATGCCATGAAAGAGAGCCATCCTGTACTGGAGAAGGAAATACTCAACTCTGTCATTGACGAGGACTCT AGGCAAAAGGAGTGGGCGAGGAAGGCGAATGACAGAAAAATTTACGAGCAACTATACGACGCAATGGAGGCTTTGGTTCACATATGTAGAGATGGTTGTCGGACAATCGGTCCATTTAACAAAAACTTGAGAGACGATTGCGAGCCTTGTAAATACATGGCTTGTAAAGGGTTGGAATCGCTCGTTCGCCACTTTGCCGGATGTAAAATGAGAGGTCCCGGTGGATGCGTCCATTGCAAGAGAATGTGGCAAATCTTGGAATTGCATTCTAGGCTTTGTGCTGATTCGGATGCTTGCGGAGTTCCCTTGTGCAG GAACTTTAGGCAGAGGAGAAGGAAGCAGAACAAGAAAGAGGACATGAGATGGAGAATTTTGGTGAAAAAGATAGTGAGATCCAAGAGTATAAGTGGAGCTCCATTCTTTGTGTTGGAATCA